One segment of Tenrec ecaudatus isolate mTenEca1 chromosome 1, mTenEca1.hap1, whole genome shotgun sequence DNA contains the following:
- the SERPINC1 gene encoding antithrombin-III, with product HVLHPLSRRKLCLLSLLLAGVWGCAAGPWSPVGDICTAKPRDIPVNPMCIYRSPEKKAAEEEGPEQKIPEATNRRVWELSNANSRFAFTLYKHLADSKNDNDNIFLSPLSISTAFAMTKLGACNNTLKQLMEVFKFDTISEKTSDQIHFFFAKLNCRLYRKANKSSELVSANRLFGDKSLTFNETYQDLSEAVYGAKLQPLDFKQNAEQSRVTINNWIANQTEGRITDVIPPDTINELTVLVLVNTIYFKGLWKSKFSPENTRKELFYMANGESSSVPLMYQEGKFRFRRVAEGTQVLELPFKGEDITMVLILPRPEKSLSKVEQELTPEVLQEWLDELEETMLVVYMPRFRLEDRFSVKERLQDMGLVDLFSPEKAKLPGIVAEGRNDLYVSDAFHKAFLEVNEEGSEAAASTTIGITGRSLNPHRVTFKANRPFLVLIREVALNTIIFMGRVSNPGVN from the exons CATGTTCTGCATCCTCTCTCTCGCAGGAAGCTCTGTCTCCTCTCCTTGTTGCTGGCTGGTGTCTGGGGCTGTGCAGCCGGCCCCTGGAGCCCCGTGGGGGACATCTGCACGGCTAAGCCCCGGGACATTCCTGTGAACCCCATGTGCATTTACCGCTCCCCGGAGAAGAAGGCAGCCGAAGAGGAGGGTCCAGAGCAGAAGATCCCCGAGGCCACCAACCGGCGGGTCTGGGAACTGTCCAATGCCAACTCTCGGTTTGCCTTTACCTTGTATAAGCACCTGGCTGATTCCAAGAATGACAATGACAACATTTTCCTGTCACCCCTGAGCATCTCCACAGCGTTTGCCATGACTAAGCTGGGTGCCTGTAACAACACCCTCAAGCAGCTGATGGAG GTGTTTAAGTTTGATACCATCTCTGAGAAAACATCTGACCAGATCCACTTCTTCTTTGCCAAACTCAACTGCCGACTCTACAGAAAAGCCAACAAATCCTCTGAGTTGGTGTCTGCCAACCGCCTTTTTGGAGACAAATCGCTCACCTTCAATGAAACTTACCAGGACCTCAGTGAAGCTGTGTATGGAGCCAAGCTCCAGCCCCTAGACTTCAAG CAAAATGCAGAGCAGTCCAGGGTAACCATCAACAACTGGATAGCCAACCAGACTGAAGGGCGCATCACAGACGTTATTCCTCCGGACACCATCAACGAGCTCACCGTGCTGGTGCTGGTTAACACCATTTACTTCAAG GGCCTGTGGAAGTCCAAGTTCAGCCCTGAGAACACAAGGAAGGAATTGTTCTACATGGCCAATGGGGAGTCAAGCTCCGTACCTCTGATGTACCAGGAAGGCAAGTTCCGCTTCCGACGAGTGGCAGAAGGCACTCAGGTGCTGGAGCTGCCCTTCAAGGGTGAGGACATCACCATGGTGCTGATCCTGCCCAGGCCTGAGAAGAGCCTGAGCAAGGTAGAGCAGGAACTCACCCCGGAAGTGCTGCAGGAGTGGCTGGATGAGCTAGAAGAGACAATGCTGGTGGTCTACATGCCCCGGTTCCGTCTTGAGGACCGCTTCAGTGTGAAGGAGCGGCTGCAAGACATGGGCCTGGTGGACCTGTTCAGTCCTGAAAAGGCCAAACTCCCAG GTATTGTTGCGGAAGGTCGGAATGATCTCTATGTCTCAGATGCATTCCATAAAGCATTCCTTGAG GTAAATGAGGAGGGCAGTGAAGCAGCAGCAAGTACTACCATTGGGATTACTGGCCGTTCGCTGAATCCTCACAGGGTGACGTTCAAGGCCAACAGGCCTTTCCTAGTTCTTATAAGGGAAGTTGCTTTGAATACTATCATCTTCATGGGCAGAGTATCTAACCCTGGTGTTAATTAA